In Rattus rattus isolate New Zealand chromosome 9, Rrattus_CSIRO_v1, whole genome shotgun sequence, a genomic segment contains:
- the Smarcd2 gene encoding SWI/SNF-related matrix-associated actin-dependent regulator of chromatin subfamily D member 2, which translates to MSGRGAGGFPLPPLSPGGGAVAAALGAPPPPAGPGMLPNPALRGPGPSGGMGVPGAAAFRPMGPAGPAAQYQRPGMSPGSRMPMAGLQVGPPAGSPFGTAAPLRPGMPPTMMDPFRKRLLVPQAQPPMPAQRRGLKRRKMADKVLPQRIRELVPESQAYMDLLAFERKLDQTIARKRMEIQEAIKKPLTQKRKLRIYISNTFSPSKADGDNSGTAGTPGGTPAADKVASWELRVEGKLLDDPSKQKRKFSSFFKSLVIELDKELYGPDNHLVEWHRMPTTQETDGFQVKRPGDLNVKCTLLLMLDHQPPQYKLDPRLARLLGVHTQTRAAIMQALWLYIKHNQLQDGHEREYINCNRYFRQIFSCGRLRFSEIPMKLAGLLQHPDPIVINHVISVDPNDQKKTACYDIDVEVDDPLKAQMSNFLASTTNQQEIASLDVKIHETIESINQLKTQRDFMLSFSTEPQDFIQEWLRSQRRDLKIITDVIGNPEEERRAAFYHQPWAQEAVGRHIFAKVQQRRQELEQVLGIRLT; encoded by the exons ATGTCCGGCCGTGGCGCGGGCGGGTTCCCGCTGCCCCCGCTGAGCCCCGGCGGCGGCGCCGTTGCCGCGGCCCTCGGTGCGCCGCCTCCGCCTGCGGGACCCGGAATGCTGCCCAACCCGGCGCTCAGGGGCCCGGGGCCTTCTGGAGGCATGGGGGTACCGGGGGCCGCTGCCTTCCGCCCCATGGGCCCCGCGGGCCCCGCGGCGCAGTACCAG CGACCTGGCATGTCCCCAGGAAGTAGGATGCCCATGGCTGGCTTGCAGGTGGGACCTCCGGCTGGTTCCCCGTTTGGCACAGCTGCTCCACTTCGGCCTGGCATGCCACCTACCATGATGGATCCATTCCGAAAACGCCTGCTTGTGCCTCAGGCCCAGCCCCCGATGCCTGCCCAGCGCCGAGG gttaaagaggaggaagatggcagATAAGGTTCTACCTCAGCGA ATCCGGGAGCTCGTCCCAGAGTCTCAGGCATACATGGATCTTTTAGCTTTCGAGAGGAAGCTGGACCAGACCATCGCTCGCAAGCGGATGGAGATCCAGGAGGCCATCAAGAAGCCCCTGACG caAAAGCGAAAACTTCGGATCTATATTTCTAACACATTCAGTCCCAGCAAGGCAGATGGTGATAATTCAGGAACTGCAGGGACCCCTGGGGGAACCCCAGCAGCAGACAAGGTGGCCTCCTGGGAGCTTCGAGTAGAGGGAAAACTTCTGGATGAT CCTAGCAAACAGAAGAGGAAGTTCTCCTCATTCTTTAAGAGCCTTGTTATCGAGTTGGACAAGGAGCTGTATGGGCCTGACAACCATCTGGTGGAG TGGCATCGGATGCCCACCACGCAGGAAACAGATGGCTTTCAGGTGAAACGGCCAGGAGATCTCAATGTCAAGTGCACCCTTCTGCTCATGCTGGATCATCAG CCACCTCAGTATAAACTGGACCCCCGCCTGGCGAGGTTGCTGGGAGTGCACACACAGACGAGAGCCGCCATCATGCAGGCGCTGTGGCTTTACATCAAACACAACCAGCTGCAGGACGGGCATGAGCGGGAGTACATCAACTGCAACCGCTACTTCCGCCAG ATCTTCAGCTGTGGCCGGCTCCGTTTCTCCGAGATCCCCATGAAGCTGGCTGGGCTGCTGCAGCATCCAGACCCCATTGTTATTAACCATGTCATTAG CGTGGACCCTAATGACCAGAAGAAGACAGCCTGTTATGACATCGACGTAGAGGTTGATGACCCCCTGAAGGCCCAGATGAGTAACTTCCTGGCCTCTACCACCAACCAGCAGGAGATTGCCTCTCTTGATGTCAAG ATCCATGAGACCATTGAGTCCATCAACCAGCTGAAGACCCAGAGGGACTTCATGCTCAGCTTCAGCACCGAGCCCCAGGACTTCATCCAGGAATGGCTCCGCTCCCAACGCCGAGACCTCAAG ATCATCACAGATGTGATTGGAAACCCTGAGGAGGAGAGACGAGCTGCTTTCTACCACCAGCCCTGGGCTCAGGAAGCAGTTGGGAGGCACATCTTTGCCAAG GTGCAGCAGCGAAGGCAGGAACTGGAACAGGTGCTGGGAATTCGCCTGACCTAA
- the Psmc5 gene encoding 26S proteasome regulatory subunit 8 has product MPAVPAERGKMALDGPEQMELEEGKAGSGLRQYYLSKIEELQLIVNDKSQNLRRLQAQRNELNAKVRLLREELQLLQEQGSYVGEVVRAMDKKKVLVKVHPEGKFVVDVDKNIDINDVTPNCRVALRNDSYTLHKILPNKVDPLVSLMMVEKVPDSTYEMIGGLDKQIKEIKEVIELPVKHPELFEALGIAQPKGVLLYGPPGTGKTLLARAVAHHTDCTFIRVSGSELVQKFIGEGARMVRELFVMAREHAPSIIFMDEIDSIGSSRLEGGSGGDSEVQRTMLELLNQLDGFEATKNIKVIMATNRIDILDSALLRPGRIDRKIEFPPPNEEARLDILKIHSRKMNLTRGINLRKIAELMPGASGAEVKGVCTEAGMYALRERRVHVTQEDFEMAVAKVMQKDSEKNMSIKKLWK; this is encoded by the exons ATGCCGGCGGTCCCTGCCGAAAGAGGGAAGATGGCGCTTGATGGGCCAGAGCAG ATGGAACTGGAAGAGGGGAAGGCAGGCAGTGGACTCCGTCAATATTATCTGTCCAAGATTGAAGAACTCCAG TTGATTGTGAACGACAAGAGTCAGAACCTCCGGAGACTGCAGGCGCAGAGGAATGAGCTCAATGCAAAAG ttcgTCTGTTGCGAGAGGAACTGCAGCTGCTGCAGGAACAGGGCTCCTACGTTGGAGAAGTCGTGAGGGCCATGGATAAGAAAAAAGTGTTGGTCAAG GTCCATCCTGAGGGCAAATTTGTTGTTGATGTGGACAAGAACATTGATATCAATGAT gtGACACCCAATTGTCGGGTGGCTCTAAGAAATGACAGCTACACTCTGCATAAGATCCTGCCTAACAAAGTGGACCCTTTGGTATCACTAATGATGGTGGAAAAGGTGCCAGACTCAACCTACGAGATGATTGGCGGGCTAGACAAGCAGATCAAGGAGATCAAAGAAGTGATTGAGCTGCCTGTGAAGCACCCTGAGCTCTTTGAAGCCCTGGGCATTGCACAGCCAAAG GGAGTCCTGCTCTATGGACCCCCAGGCACTGGGAAGACGCTGTTGGCCCGGGCTGTGGCTCATCATACGGACTGTACCTTTATTCGTGTCTCTGGCTCTGAACTGGTACAGAAATTCATTGGGGAAG GGGCAAGAATGGTGAGGGAGCTGTTTGTCATGGCCCGAGAACATGCTCCCTCCATCATCTTCATGGACGAGATCGACTCTATCGGCTCCTCACGGCTGGAGGGGGGCTCTGGAGGCGACAGTGAGGTACAGCGCACGATGCTGGAACTGCTCAACCAGCTGGATGGCTTTGAGGCCACTAAGAATATCAAG gTTATCATGGCTACTAATAGGATTGATATCCTGGACTCTGCCCTGCTTCGTCCTGGGAGGATTGACAGGAAAATTGAATTCCCACCTCCCAATGAGGAG GCCCGGCTGGACATTTTGAAAATCCACTCTCGGAAAATGAACTTGACCAGGGGGATCAACCTGAGGAAAATTGCTGAGTTGATGCCAGGAGCTTCAGGGGCTGAAGTGAAG ggcGTGTGCACAGAGGCCGGCATGTATGCTCTGCGGGAACGGCGTGTCCACGTTACTCAGGAGGACTTTGAGATGGCAGTGGCCAAG gTCATGCAAAAGGATAGTGAGAAAAACATGTCCATCAAGAAGCTTTGGAAGTGA
- the Ftsj3 gene encoding pre-rRNA 2'-O-ribose RNA methyltransferase FTSJ3 encodes MGKKGKVGKSRRDKFYHLAKETGYRSRSAFKLIQLNRRFQFLQKARALLDLCAAPGGWLQVAAKFMPVSSLIVGVDLVPIKPLPNVVTLQEDITTERCRQALRKELKTWKVDVVLNDGAPNVGASWVHDAYSQAHLTLMALRLACDFLARGGCFITKVFRSRDYQPLLWIFQQLFHRVQATKPQASRHESAEIFVVCQGFLAPDKVDAKFFDPKFAFKEVEVQAKTVTELVTKKKPKAEGYAEGDLTLYHRTSVTDFLRAANPVDFLSKASEISIDDEELAQHPATTEDIRACCQDIKVLGRKELRSLLNWRTKLRRYVAKKLKEQAKALDISLSSEEEGDEEESAAETKQASEEEEEKEEEEQLNRTLAEMKAQEVAELKRKKKKLLREQRKQRERVELKMDLPGVSIADEGETGMFSLRTIRGQQLLEEVTQGDMNAADTFLSDLPRDDIYVSDAEDDDTSLESDLDPEELAGVRTHSDQKEQKRLQFAQVDDSKEEEGENPLLVPLEEKAVLQEEQASLWFSKDGFSGIEDDADEALEISQAQLLYKSRQKEQQPTDPPPPPTNLKTEKKSSQCQNEVPKETEAITDTGGEDRDSSDSDSSSSEDEDDWKVSRGKKRSRGSKADEDGFEVVPIEDPVKYRILDPEGLALGAVIASSKKAKRDLIDNSFNRYAFNEEEEELPEWFVQEEKQHRIRQLPLDKKEVEHYRKRWREINARPIKKVAEAKARKKRRMLKKLEQTKKKAEAVVNTVDISEREKVAQLRSLYKKAGLGKEKRQVTYVVAKKGVGRKVRRPAGVRGHFKVVDSRMKKDQRAQQRKDQKKKHRRK; translated from the exons ATGGGCAAGAAAGGCAAAGTAGGCAAGAGCCGGCGGGACAAGTTCTATCACTTGGCCAAGGAGACCG GTTATCGTTCGCGTTCTGCCTTCAAACTGATCCAGCTCAATCGCCgctttcagttccttcagaaaGCCCGGGCCTTGCTGGACCTGTGTGCTGCACCTGGAGGATG GCTGCAGGTGGCTGCCAAGTTTATGCCTGTATCCAGTCTTATTGTAG GAGTGGACCTGGTTCCAATCAAGCCTCTCCCCAATGTGGTGACTCTCCAGGAAGATATTACAACAGAACGCTGTAGGCAG gccctgaggaaggagctgaagaCCTGGAAAGTTGATGTTGTGCTCAATGATGGGGCTCCCAATGTGGGGGCTAGTTGGGTCCATGATGCTTACTCACAAG CTCACTTAACTCTGATGGCTCTGCGTTTGGCCTGTGACTTTTTGGCCCGTGGTGGTTGTTTCATCACGAAAGTCTTCCGCTCCCGAGACTATCAGCCTCTGCTGTGGATCTTCCAGCAGCTGTTCCACCGTGTCCAGGCCACCAAGCCCCAGGCCTCTCGTCACGAATCTGCAGAAATCTTTGTAGTCTGCCAAG GATTCCTGGCTCCGGACAAGGTTGATGCTAAATTCTTCGATCCCAAGTTTGCCTTTAAGGAAGTTGAAGTTCAGGCTAAAACTGTCACTGAGTTGGTGACAAAGAAGAAGCCAAag GCTGAAGGCTATGCTGAAGGTGACCTCACTCTGTATCACCGAACCTCAGTCACTGACTTCTTGCGAGCTGCCAATCCTGTTGACTTCCTCTCCAAGGCCAGCGAA ATCTCAATAGACGACGAAGAGTTGGCACAGCACCCAGCTACCACTGAAGATATCAGAGCATGCTGTCAGGACATCAAAGTGCTGGGGCGCAAGGAACTTAG GTCTCTACTGAATTGGAGAACAAAGCTTCGGCGATACGTGGCCAAGAAGCTGAAAGAGCAAGCCAAGGCACTGGACATCAG CCTCAGCTCGGAAGAAGAAGGTGATGAAGAAGAGTCAGCAGCTGAGACAAAGCAGGcttcagaggaggaagaggagaaagaggaggaagagcagcttAACCGGACTCTGGCAGAGATGAAAGCCCAAGAAGTGGCAGAACTGAAGAG gaagaagaagaaattgctTCGTGAGCAGAGGAAGCAGCGGGAGCGTGTAGAGCTGAAGATGGATCTGCCTGGGGTCTCCATTGCAGATGAGGGGGAGACAGGCATGTTCTCCCTTCGAACCATCCGTGGCCAGCAG TTGTTAGAGGAAGTAACACAAGGAGACATGAATGCTGCAGACACCTTTCTGTCTGATTTGCCAAGGGATGACATCTATGTGTCAGATGCTGAGGACGATGATACTTCTCTGGAAAGTGACCTAGATCCAGAAGAGTTGGCAGGAGTCAGGACACACTCGGATCAGAAGGAGCAGAAGCG CTTGCAGTTTGCTCAAGTAGATGAcagcaaagaggaagaaggagagaatccATTGCTGGTACCACTAGAAGAAAAGGCAGTGCTGCAGGAAGAGCAAGCTAGCCTGTGGTTCTCCAAG GACGGCTTCAGTGGGATAGAGGATGATGCTGACGAAGCCCTGGAGATCAGTCAGGCACAGCTGCTGTACAAGAGCCGTCAGAAGGAGCAGCAGCCAACAGATCCACCTCCGCCACCTACTAACTTGAAGACTGAGAAGAAATCTTCCCAGTGCCAGAATGAGGTCCCTAAGGAGACAGAGGCTATCACTGACACtggaggggaggacagagacagCTCGGACAGTGACAGCAGCAGTAGTGAGGATGAAGACGA TTGGAAAGTATCCCGTGGTAAGAAGCGAAGCCGTGGTTCTAAGGCAGACGAGGATGGGTTTGAGGTAGTGCCTATTGAGGACCCAG TGAAATATCGAATTCTGGACCCTGAAGGCCTTGCTCTAGGTGCTGTTATTGCCTCTTCCAAAAAGGCAAAGAGAGACCTTATAGATAACTCATTCAACCG GTATGCTTttaatgaagaggaggaagaacttCCAGAGTGGTTTGTGCAGGAAGAAAAGCAGCATCGGATACGCCAGTTACCTCTTGATAAGAAGGAGGTGGAACATTACCGAAAACGCTGGCGTGAAATCAATGCACGGCCCATCAAGAAAGTAGCTGAGGCCAAGGCCAGAAAGAAACGGAGG ATGCTGAAGAAGCTGGAGCAGACCAAGAAGAAGGCGGAAGCCGTAGTGAACACAGTGGATATCTCAGAACGGGAAAAGGTGGCACAACTGCGAAG tcTCTACAAGAAGGCTGGACTTGGCAAGGAGAAACGCCAGGTCACCTATGTTGTAGCCAAGAAAGGTGTAGGCCGTAAGGTCCGGCGGCCAGCTGGAGTCAGAGGTCATTTCAAGGTAGTGGACTCCAGGATGAAGAAGGACCAGCGAGCACAACAACGAAAAGACCAGAAGAAAAAACACAGGCGAAAGTGA